From the Solanum stenotomum isolate F172 chromosome 4, ASM1918654v1, whole genome shotgun sequence genome, one window contains:
- the LOC125862487 gene encoding F-box protein At3g59000-like, which yields MAESVDGEDRISELPVHIIHHILCRTNLDLREAAITCVLSKKWHYYWLARPYLLFRQCKGNSCIPLENFVKLIDRPLRIHDEQNLHLAKFFLAYRDRELDPYLDHWIESAIKVNVSVLVIHAPDIDSSYYSLPDVVYDAKKLNTLWLSRCKFEFDISTTHIRFCSLVALFLYNVHISDAHMQSVIDKCPSIRNIRVLACKGMSKLYVVGRLHLHSLAVLLCKLDSVIVQAPKLESFSYTECIDQGNFHPCKIDILDGNNTLQTLELTGSSITDQQFRDVFHKFPNISVLHLTRCYKLKHIEIQSEKLNKVTLSKLESIEKIMIQAPNLSQFDFEGDKMPFLSMDSSSLERARLNFFLPRTVISNFGDVDSSWYTNLNYFVQNFNYSKGLMLVIFCRKTKNILIFENPREILIPPSHNVEIFIVPILSIELIIGSILFNRPSIMSILPCTDSKVLQVLPALERCTQNQNCGKECPFSTRFFHKHRILEEIISCTGTSEEEMASIWYTWLKSTSLIGKVNNFMFKWKEQA from the exons ATGGCTGAAAGTGTTGATGGAGAAGACAGAATATCAGAATTGCCTGTGCATATCATTCATCACATCTTATGTCGCACTAACCTCGACCTCAGAGAGGCGGCGATAACTTGTGTTTTATCCAAGAAATGGCACTATTATTGGCTCGCAAGACCTTATTTGCTGTTCCGTCAATGTAAAGGCAACAGTTGTATACCCCTGGAAAATTTTGTCAAGTTGATTGATCGACCCCTACGAATCCATGATGAACAAAACTTACATCTTGCAAAATTCTTCCTTGCATATCGGGATCGAGAATTGGATCCTTATTTGGATCATTGGATTGAATCGGCTATTAAAGTCAATGTTTCGGTGCTGGTGATTCATGCTCCGGATATTGATTCGTCGTATTATAGCTTACCTGATGTTGTTTATGATGCGAAAAAGCTCAACACATTGTGGTTAAGCAGGTGCaagtttgaatttgatattAGTACCACTCATATAAGATTTTGTTCTCTTGTGGCTCTTTTTTTGTATAATGTTCATATTTCAGATGCCCACATGCAAAGTGTTATAGATAAATGCCCATCCATCAGGAATATAAGAGTACTGGCTTGCAAAGGTATGAGCAAATTGTATGTTGTTGGACGGTTACATCTACACTCTTTGGCTGTACTATTATGCAAACTCGATAGTGTGATTGTCCAAGCTCCGAAACTTGAATCCTTTAGTTATACAGAATGTATTGATCAGGGAAATTTTCATCCTTGCAAAATTGATATTTTGGATGGTAACAATACTTTACAAACACTCGAGCTCACTGGTTCCAGCATCACAGACCAACAGTTTCGAGATGTATTCCACAAGTTCCCAAACATTTCAGTGTTGCATCTAACAAGATGTTATAAGCTGAAACATATAGAGATTCAGAGTGAAAAACTCAACAAAGTCACCTTATCGAAGTTGGAGAGTATAGAAAAAATCATGATTCAAGCTCCAAATTTATCGCAATTTGATTTTGAGGGTGATAAAATGCCCTTCTTATCTATGGATTCTTCTTCCCTGGAAAGAGCCCGACTCAATTTCTTCTTGCCAAGGACAGTAATATCAAACTTTGGAGATGTGGATAGCAGTTGGTACACAAACCTTAATTACTTTGTTCAAAACTTCAACTATTCTAAAGGTTTGATGTTAGTAATATTTTGCCGCAAG ACCAAAAACAtccttatttttgaaaatccaaGAGAAATTCTTATTCCACCAAGTCATAATGTCGAGATATTCATTGTACCCATCCTGAGCATTGAATTGATCATTGGATCGATATTGTTCAACCGTCCCAGCATCATGTCCATACTTCCATGTACAGATAGCAAAGTACTCCAG gTGTTGCCTGCATTAGAGCGGTGtacacaaaatcaaaattgtggTAAAGAATGTCCATTCAGTACCAGGTTTTTCCACAAGCATCGTATATTAGAAGAAATCATCAGTTGTACTGGGACATCTGAGGAGGAAATGGCCTCCATTTGGTATACCTGGTTGAAATCTACGTCTCTAATTGGCAAAGTGAATAATTTCATGTTCAAATGGAAAGAACAAGCTTAG
- the LOC125861243 gene encoding uncharacterized protein LOC125861243 produces MPLTKFLQTNNILIFENPREIVIPPSNDIEIFIAPLLDVESIIRKLMINNPKIMSILPCTNSKALQVLSALKRCTQKQKCGKECPFNTELFHNHHKLKEVSSCTGAVEEGTAFIWYSWLKSTSLIDQATNLMLTWEFRI; encoded by the exons ATGCCATTGACAAAATTCTTGCAGACCAACAACAtccttatttttgaaaatccaaGAGAAATTGTTATTCCTCCAAGTAATGATATCGAGATATTCATTGCACCCTTACTGGATGTTGAATCGATCATTAGAAAGTTAATGATCAACAATCCCAAGATCATGTCCATTCTTCCATGTACAAATAGCAAAGCACTCCAG GTATTGTCTGCACTAAAAAGGTGTACACAAAAGCAAAAATGTGGTAAAGAATGTCCATTCAATACCGAGTTATTCCACAATCATCATAAATTAAAAGAAGTCAGCAGTTGTACTGGGGCAGTTGAGGAGGGAACGGCCTTCATTTGGTATTCCTGGTTGAAATCCACCTCTCTAATTGACCAAGCGACTAATCTCATGTTAACATGGGAATTCAGAATATAG